Proteins co-encoded in one Schaalia radingae genomic window:
- a CDS encoding acyl-CoA thioesterase, which yields MTTPIDVPLTTDEPVASVLRILRLTEDAEHEDTFTAHSLPQVRRVYGGQVIAQSLLASMATIDQDDRLPHSFHAYFLRGGDPEAPFTLHVNRLRNGRSFSSRSVTCRQSEREILTLAASFQGPESGLTYDIEAPDVPGPDSCDSALELFRMMNHPVGRFLGKTAAFDVRHVQDSLYVKPDPHPTNRQQLWMRPRSPIPSQVSQLIHRALLAYVVDQVMLEPAMRATSLCWMTPGLSAASLDHAMWFHHDVDINDWLLFDGTCTNVNSGRVLTHMQIFSSDGRLVADANQQGMMRVPSGGVHGSGRWEFMDGDTATVAPA from the coding sequence ATGACGACACCGATCGACGTACCGTTGACCACCGATGAGCCCGTGGCATCTGTCCTGCGTATTCTGCGATTGACTGAAGATGCCGAGCACGAGGACACCTTCACTGCTCACTCCCTGCCGCAGGTGAGGCGCGTATACGGAGGACAAGTCATCGCACAGTCGTTGCTGGCGTCAATGGCCACCATTGACCAGGACGATCGGCTTCCCCATTCCTTCCATGCCTACTTTCTGCGCGGCGGTGACCCGGAAGCTCCGTTTACACTGCACGTCAACCGTCTGCGCAATGGCCGTTCCTTTTCGTCGCGTTCCGTGACATGCAGGCAGTCTGAACGCGAAATTCTCACACTCGCCGCATCCTTCCAGGGCCCTGAATCCGGTCTGACATACGACATTGAAGCGCCTGATGTGCCCGGCCCCGACTCCTGCGACTCAGCATTGGAGCTCTTCCGCATGATGAATCACCCGGTGGGCCGATTCCTCGGCAAGACTGCTGCATTCGATGTTCGTCATGTCCAGGACAGTTTGTATGTCAAACCCGACCCTCACCCCACGAATCGCCAGCAGCTTTGGATGCGTCCGCGCTCTCCGATCCCCTCCCAGGTCAGTCAGCTCATTCACCGCGCGCTTCTGGCATACGTCGTCGACCAAGTCATGTTAGAACCAGCCATGCGCGCCACCTCATTGTGCTGGATGACTCCAGGTCTGTCGGCAGCTTCCCTGGACCACGCCATGTGGTTCCATCACGATGTTGACATCAACGACTGGCTGCTTTTTGACGGCACGTGCACCAATGTCAACAGCGGCAGAGTCCTGACCCATATGCAGATTTTCTCCTCCGATGGCAGGCTCGTTGCCGATGCCAATCAGCAGGGCATGATGCGTGTGCCAAGTGGCGGTGTGCATGGCTCGGGCCGATGGGAGTTCATGGATGGCGACACGGCCACGGTCGCACCTGCTTAA
- a CDS encoding ABC transporter ATP-binding protein/permease, producing MLQLNNVTKSYTTGDLTQQALDDVSIEFRDNEFVAILGPSGSGKTTLLNIVGGLDHYDSGSIIVDDVDTSTYSDHDWDTYRNNRIGFVFQSYNLITHQSVLANVELALTLSGVSRSDRRQRALAALRDVGLEEHAHKRPNQLSGGQMQRVAIARALVNDPEIVLADEPTGALDSVTSEQIMHLLTGIAQDRLVIMVTHNPDLADRYATRIVTLKDGTVSDDSNPIEEHTRSQITQSSENAKTSMGFLTALGLSFNNLMTKKGRTLMTSFAGSIGIIGIALILALANGVNSYIKNVEEDTLSVYPLQIFNQGLNMSSMLEASAEMSEKSDSADSVQSGHVGEMPMVTNMFKTVDSNDLTTLKRYLDSDPDNLDQYARSIEYRYNVRPQIFADDMESGPRQVNPDTTFASLGIGAGTTSNAFMNQAMNTDVFNELGDDLSLIEQQYDMVAGHWPTESNEALAVLTPSGKMSDFALYALGLRDPEELKTMVAQFVNQEDIDAPDDSIDVSYDDIMGVAFKVVNAADYYVYDETHKVWTDKRKDQDFVSGLVDKGKDLRVVGIVQPAESVTATALQPGIYYTSSLVRDLMDEAAGSDVVAAQLDQQSVNILTGRTFADEQNNPRNSGVDFKSLISVDQDALAEAFTFDESQLAIDPSALNLNLNMPGLTIDPSMLPTLSIEDMLGSVDMSSLMDGIDIERAMASVDWQNLGMDAASAIEPERLNSLVEQVMTGYFQYCMVHGLDASDVATNFAVFLDSEEGKALLAQNEDNLNGTQADLSGVADLAIGQISESIGQQMDEQMAAQGPALAEQMNAAMSAYMNDAMTAVSDQISAQVGSILENSIGTAISNQMSQLSQNMSAAMGIDEDALARAFNFTMDEKELSELIAQMMMTEPTSYDANLSKMGYADPASPSRIDIFPADFESKGEIITILDSYNEQQRADGHEEKVIHYSDLVGTLMSSVTTIINVVSYVLIAFVAISLIVSSIMIGVITYISVLERKKEIGILRAIGASKRDIRRVFNAETLIVGLVAGLLGIGISALLTIPANLIVGANFGIYNVAILPVGAAAILVAISMFLTFIAGLIPSSAASRKDPVEALRSE from the coding sequence ATGCTTCAGCTCAATAACGTCACCAAGTCCTACACGACAGGCGACTTGACGCAACAGGCGCTCGACGATGTCTCAATTGAGTTCCGCGACAACGAATTTGTCGCGATCCTGGGTCCGTCGGGTTCAGGCAAGACGACGCTACTCAACATTGTCGGCGGCCTGGATCATTACGACAGTGGCTCCATCATCGTCGACGACGTTGACACTTCCACCTATTCCGACCACGACTGGGACACGTACCGCAATAACCGGATCGGCTTCGTTTTTCAAAGCTACAACCTCATCACACACCAGAGCGTGCTCGCTAACGTGGAGTTGGCGTTGACCCTGTCCGGTGTCTCCCGTTCCGATCGGCGTCAACGCGCTTTGGCAGCGCTTCGCGATGTCGGCCTCGAGGAGCACGCCCACAAACGCCCCAACCAGCTGTCAGGCGGCCAGATGCAGCGCGTGGCCATCGCCCGTGCATTGGTCAACGACCCGGAGATTGTTCTGGCTGACGAGCCGACAGGCGCCCTGGACTCGGTGACGAGCGAACAGATCATGCATCTGCTCACCGGCATTGCACAAGACCGCCTGGTGATTATGGTGACGCACAATCCCGACCTTGCTGACCGATACGCAACCCGCATCGTGACACTCAAGGACGGCACAGTATCGGACGACTCCAACCCGATTGAGGAGCATACTCGCAGTCAGATCACTCAAAGTAGCGAGAATGCGAAGACCTCGATGGGGTTCCTCACCGCTCTGGGACTGTCCTTCAACAACTTGATGACCAAGAAGGGCCGTACCCTGATGACATCCTTCGCCGGCAGTATCGGCATCATTGGGATTGCATTGATTTTGGCTCTTGCCAACGGCGTGAACAGTTATATCAAGAACGTCGAGGAAGACACGCTCTCCGTCTATCCTCTCCAGATCTTCAACCAGGGACTGAACATGTCGTCCATGCTCGAGGCGTCCGCGGAAATGTCAGAAAAATCAGACAGCGCGGACAGTGTGCAGAGTGGACACGTGGGCGAAATGCCGATGGTGACCAACATGTTCAAAACGGTTGACTCAAATGATCTGACCACGCTCAAGAGATACCTGGATTCCGATCCAGACAACCTCGATCAGTACGCCCGCTCCATCGAGTATCGCTACAACGTCAGGCCTCAGATTTTTGCGGACGATATGGAATCGGGGCCACGCCAGGTCAACCCGGACACAACTTTCGCTTCCCTCGGCATCGGCGCAGGCACCACCTCGAATGCCTTCATGAACCAGGCGATGAACACTGACGTATTCAACGAACTGGGCGACGACCTCTCCCTCATCGAGCAACAGTACGACATGGTTGCCGGTCACTGGCCAACGGAATCGAACGAGGCGCTGGCCGTCCTCACTCCCTCAGGAAAGATGAGCGACTTCGCGCTGTACGCGCTCGGACTGCGCGATCCGGAAGAACTCAAGACAATGGTGGCACAATTCGTCAACCAGGAAGACATTGATGCCCCTGATGACTCAATCGACGTCAGCTACGACGACATCATGGGTGTCGCGTTCAAGGTTGTGAATGCTGCCGACTACTACGTCTATGACGAGACGCACAAGGTGTGGACCGATAAGCGCAAGGATCAGGATTTTGTGTCCGGTCTGGTCGACAAGGGGAAGGATCTGCGAGTTGTCGGCATCGTGCAGCCCGCTGAATCAGTCACGGCCACAGCCCTGCAACCCGGCATCTACTACACGTCGAGCCTGGTCAGGGACCTGATGGACGAGGCGGCCGGCTCCGACGTGGTCGCCGCACAACTGGACCAGCAGTCAGTCAATATTCTCACGGGGCGTACCTTTGCCGATGAACAGAACAATCCGCGCAACAGCGGGGTGGATTTCAAGTCATTGATCAGCGTGGACCAGGACGCCCTGGCCGAGGCGTTCACATTTGACGAATCGCAGCTGGCAATCGATCCGTCGGCACTGAACCTGAACCTGAATATGCCGGGACTGACTATTGACCCGTCGATGCTGCCGACTCTCAGTATCGAGGACATGCTCGGATCAGTGGACATGAGCTCACTGATGGACGGTATTGACATTGAGCGCGCGATGGCCAGCGTGGACTGGCAGAACCTGGGCATGGATGCGGCTAGTGCGATCGAGCCTGAACGCTTGAACTCACTGGTCGAGCAGGTGATGACAGGCTACTTCCAGTACTGCATGGTGCATGGGCTCGACGCCAGCGACGTGGCAACGAACTTCGCCGTCTTCCTCGACTCGGAGGAGGGAAAGGCATTGCTCGCCCAGAACGAGGACAACCTGAACGGAACACAGGCCGATCTGAGCGGCGTGGCGGACTTGGCCATTGGGCAGATCAGCGAGTCGATCGGGCAACAGATGGACGAACAGATGGCAGCTCAAGGCCCGGCTCTCGCTGAGCAGATGAATGCCGCCATGAGTGCCTACATGAACGACGCCATGACGGCTGTGTCGGACCAGATTTCAGCGCAGGTGGGCTCCATCCTCGAAAATTCAATTGGCACTGCCATCTCCAACCAGATGAGCCAGCTCAGTCAGAACATGTCGGCAGCGATGGGAATTGACGAGGACGCTCTAGCTCGCGCCTTTAACTTCACCATGGATGAGAAGGAACTGAGCGAGCTGATCGCTCAAATGATGATGACCGAGCCAACCTCATACGACGCGAATCTGTCGAAGATGGGGTATGCCGATCCGGCCAGTCCCTCACGTATCGACATTTTCCCGGCGGATTTTGAATCCAAGGGTGAAATCATCACCATTCTGGATAGCTACAACGAGCAGCAACGAGCCGACGGGCATGAGGAAAAGGTCATCCACTACAGTGACCTGGTTGGCACGCTTATGTCATCGGTGACCACCATCATCAACGTGGTGAGTTACGTGCTGATCGCATTTGTGGCGATTTCACTGATTGTCTCGTCCATCATGATCGGCGTGATCACCTATATTTCGGTGCTCGAACGCAAGAAAGAGATCGGCATTCTGCGCGCCATCGGCGCATCCAAGCGGGATATTCGTCGCGTATTCAATGCGGAAACCCTGATCGTGGGTCTGGTTGCGGGCCTGCTGGGTATCGGCATCTCCGCGCTGCTGACCATACCGGCCAACCTCATTGTGGGAGCGAACTTCGGGATCTATAATGTGGCGATCCTGCCGGTGGGTGCGGCAGCGATACTGGTGGCGATCTCCATGTTCCTGACCTTCATTGCAGGCTTGATCCCGTCCTCAGCAGCCTCACGTAAGGACCCGGTCGAAGCACTCAGGAGTGAATAG
- a CDS encoding D-2-hydroxyacid dehydrogenase, with protein sequence MSISALTIAVATPLPSDLVEPLMQCDPRLLVDYRPHLLLPQRWVGDWGGDSSVTRTDQEHAEYVQMLTHADILLGIPDSSARLLREVVEHNPKLRWVHTMAAGGGAQVKAAGLSEDDLQRVTFTTSAGVHGTTLAEFALFGLLAGAKDLPRLHSDQRAHHWPDRYPMRHLSEMTVLIMGTGGIGRVVANRLHAFGATVWATSRSGTPVEGVDRLIAMDDLHDALGQCDGLVITLPGTSATRHMIDAAAFASMKPGMILVNVGRGTVIDEGALVDALDGQRVAFAALDVTETEPLQDDSALWDHPRVLISPHTAALSAHEGERIVELFMDNAVRFLDGRPLRNVVNTIEFY encoded by the coding sequence ATGAGCATCTCTGCCCTGACCATTGCGGTCGCCACGCCGCTGCCCTCTGACCTGGTTGAACCACTCATGCAGTGCGATCCGCGCTTGCTGGTGGATTACCGCCCCCATTTGCTGCTGCCTCAGCGCTGGGTCGGTGACTGGGGTGGTGACTCGAGCGTCACCCGCACCGACCAGGAGCACGCCGAGTACGTCCAGATGCTCACCCACGCTGACATTCTTCTGGGTATTCCTGATTCCTCCGCTCGCCTGCTGCGCGAGGTTGTCGAGCACAACCCGAAACTTCGATGGGTGCACACAATGGCAGCCGGAGGCGGCGCACAAGTCAAGGCTGCCGGCCTGTCTGAAGATGACCTCCAGCGCGTCACCTTCACCACCAGCGCAGGTGTGCACGGCACGACGCTCGCTGAGTTCGCACTGTTTGGCCTGCTCGCCGGCGCGAAAGATCTGCCCCGACTGCACTCTGATCAACGCGCGCACCACTGGCCTGACCGCTACCCGATGCGCCACTTATCTGAAATGACCGTTCTGATCATGGGCACTGGTGGCATCGGGCGCGTCGTCGCGAACCGCCTTCACGCTTTCGGTGCAACCGTATGGGCAACCTCGCGTTCGGGCACACCGGTCGAGGGTGTGGATCGGCTCATCGCGATGGATGACCTGCACGATGCTCTGGGTCAGTGCGATGGCCTGGTGATCACTCTGCCTGGCACATCAGCCACCCGCCATATGATTGATGCCGCCGCGTTCGCGTCAATGAAACCGGGGATGATCCTGGTCAATGTGGGTCGAGGAACGGTGATTGACGAGGGCGCCCTCGTCGATGCCCTGGATGGGCAGCGCGTAGCTTTTGCTGCACTTGACGTAACGGAGACCGAACCTCTTCAGGATGACTCTGCCCTGTGGGATCATCCCCGTGTCCTGATCAGTCCTCACACGGCTGCGCTCTCAGCGCATGAAGGAGAGCGTATCGTTGAACTCTTCATGGACAATGCGGTGCGCTTCCTGGATGGTCGTCCGCTCCGCAACGTTGTCAACACCATCGAGTTTTACTAG
- a CDS encoding PTS transporter subunit EIIB, with the protein MVHKNRQAGVDREWTAETSLPQRCREILQGLGGCDNVVDLEPCALRIRVQVRDQDSIDEHLLRQPPVIAVVRSGDVVQLVTGIDAERVMGELRQLCS; encoded by the coding sequence ATGGTGCACAAAAATCGTCAGGCAGGCGTGGATCGCGAATGGACAGCTGAGACATCCTTGCCGCAACGATGCCGGGAAATACTTCAGGGGCTGGGCGGATGCGACAACGTTGTCGATCTTGAACCGTGCGCATTGAGAATCCGCGTGCAGGTCCGCGACCAAGATAGCATCGATGAACACCTACTGAGACAACCGCCGGTTATCGCGGTGGTGCGCTCAGGCGATGTCGTGCAGCTGGTCACTGGAATAGATGCGGAACGTGTGATGGGCGAACTGCGTCAACTGTGTTCATGA
- a CDS encoding Dps family protein, with protein sequence MAEQLVIDALQRALVDLTDLSLQAKQYHWNIQGDRFRALHLALDEIVDQVREDLDEVAERISTLGGTPDGRAATVARDSGIGDVAEGTISVADAYKQMESKLMAASERIKSDLEKVDDADSLSGDILVGAARGLEKQAWFLRAAIEK encoded by the coding sequence ATGGCAGAACAACTCGTGATCGATGCGCTCCAGCGCGCACTGGTGGACCTGACCGACCTGTCATTGCAGGCAAAGCAGTACCACTGGAATATTCAAGGCGATCGTTTCCGCGCTCTTCACCTGGCGCTCGATGAGATCGTCGATCAGGTACGTGAAGACCTCGACGAGGTTGCCGAACGTATTTCGACCCTGGGTGGTACTCCCGATGGCCGCGCCGCCACGGTTGCCAGGGACTCCGGAATCGGTGACGTGGCTGAAGGCACCATTTCGGTTGCCGACGCCTACAAGCAGATGGAAAGCAAGCTGATGGCTGCATCCGAGCGCATCAAGTCGGATCTTGAAAAGGTCGATGATGCCGATTCACTCAGTGGCGACATCCTGGTCGGTGCTGCACGCGGACTCGAAAAGCAGGCGTGGTTCCTGCGCGCCGCGATCGAGAAGTAA
- a CDS encoding PTS sugar transporter subunit IIA produces the protein MTRVLAPLAGQVIPLSDVNDPVFAEKIVGSGLAIIPDTLTAHGHSDVVSPIAGTIIKALPHAFVVRSADGPAVLVHVGLDTVKADTSSFMVVEGDHSTVETAQPVVSWRPAHLVDGGFDLTTPVIVMDSSDAMIGSHAEYGTHVQAGDFLFEILPA, from the coding sequence GTGACCCGTGTACTTGCTCCACTTGCTGGGCAAGTGATTCCCTTATCTGACGTGAATGACCCCGTCTTCGCAGAGAAAATCGTCGGCTCAGGTCTGGCAATTATTCCCGATACCTTGACCGCGCATGGGCACTCAGACGTGGTCAGTCCGATCGCGGGAACAATCATTAAGGCTCTCCCCCACGCATTTGTCGTCCGGTCAGCCGACGGCCCCGCTGTTCTGGTTCACGTGGGGCTCGATACCGTCAAGGCCGACACCTCGTCATTCATGGTCGTCGAGGGTGACCACAGCACTGTAGAGACCGCTCAGCCAGTTGTTTCATGGAGGCCCGCGCATCTTGTCGACGGTGGTTTCGACCTGACCACCCCCGTCATTGTCATGGACAGTTCGGACGCGATGATCGGGTCACACGCTGAATATGGAACGCACGTCCAAGCGGGAGATTTCCTGTTTGAAATTCTCCCCGCCTGA
- the malQ gene encoding 4-alpha-glucanotransferase — protein sequence MDLAAPAHTEIDLLRSVAEANGVATHFWDWYGNLVDVEAASLLKVLHALGLPLDEDSTVHDLQRAIEFTEDQQWSTTLPDCTVVREHCARDVPVHVPHGRRVTVSYELESGEGGQCPQLDRWVPPRQIGDQLVGRATFEIPASLPLGWHRLVATVEGGTVFSAPLIVVPDRIDPPALTQSDQQWGTSAQFYSVRSASSWGIGDTADLQDIVSVSAARGAQFVLINPVHACAPISPLENSPYLPVTRRWVNPLYIHPESLPEYAQLSERDRSRVDALREESWGASRTDLIDRDTSWRAKVQALAILHAQPMRPSRRAQFLRFTNEGGDALADFSLWCALIEASGSSVAGNLERDDQPLIPEMLTDTDQIERARVELADRIDFYSWCQWVALEQLRDTQALATELGMSIGIMADLAVGVHPKGSDVWATPTLFAPGMTVGAPPDMYSQQGQNWSQPPWSPRELARCGYRPLRDMIRTVLSHAGAVRIDHIMGLFRLWWIPEGEPASHGTYVSCDHEAMVGVLLLEAQRAGAVLIGEDLGTVEPWVRGYLNDRGILGTSVLWFEKEDSGWPLHADQYRRDVLATVNTHDLPPTSGYLDGVQTTLRDQLGLLVDPVDVVRAGEEIERERMLVRLREYGLLDSPEPSKEEIVTALHRFITMTPSRLVGVALVDAVGDIRPQNLPGTNTEYPNWCVPLCDGSGREVSTERLASDHHMTELFDVVNEALPK from the coding sequence ATGGATCTAGCTGCACCAGCACACACCGAGATTGACCTGTTGCGCTCGGTGGCCGAAGCCAATGGAGTGGCGACGCACTTTTGGGATTGGTATGGCAACCTTGTTGACGTCGAAGCCGCATCTTTGCTGAAGGTTCTCCACGCACTGGGATTGCCTCTCGATGAGGATTCCACTGTCCATGACCTTCAACGCGCCATTGAATTCACCGAGGATCAACAATGGTCCACGACCCTGCCTGACTGCACCGTTGTGCGCGAGCATTGCGCCCGCGACGTACCCGTCCACGTGCCGCACGGCCGCAGGGTGACAGTCAGCTACGAACTCGAAAGTGGCGAGGGGGGACAGTGCCCCCAGCTCGACCGATGGGTGCCGCCACGTCAGATTGGCGATCAGCTAGTGGGACGTGCAACGTTCGAAATCCCAGCCTCACTGCCATTGGGATGGCACCGCCTTGTCGCAACCGTTGAGGGCGGAACAGTGTTTTCCGCGCCGCTGATCGTCGTTCCCGACCGAATCGATCCACCTGCGCTGACGCAGTCCGATCAGCAGTGGGGCACCTCCGCGCAGTTTTATTCGGTACGTTCTGCCTCCTCGTGGGGTATCGGCGACACCGCGGATCTGCAGGACATCGTGTCGGTCAGTGCTGCGCGCGGTGCGCAGTTTGTGCTGATTAACCCCGTTCACGCGTGTGCGCCCATCTCGCCATTGGAGAACTCGCCCTACCTGCCGGTGACACGCAGGTGGGTGAACCCGCTGTACATTCATCCTGAATCGCTGCCGGAATATGCGCAGTTGTCTGAACGGGACCGCAGCCGAGTTGATGCTCTGCGCGAGGAGTCTTGGGGCGCATCACGCACGGATCTGATTGACCGTGACACTTCCTGGCGGGCGAAGGTTCAGGCACTCGCAATCCTCCATGCGCAACCCATGCGCCCATCGCGCCGCGCACAGTTCCTCCGTTTCACGAACGAAGGAGGCGATGCGCTGGCGGACTTTTCCTTGTGGTGCGCGCTCATCGAAGCGTCCGGGTCGTCTGTGGCAGGCAATCTGGAACGCGACGATCAGCCCTTGATTCCTGAAATGCTCACTGATACTGATCAGATTGAACGCGCACGAGTTGAACTGGCCGATCGCATCGACTTTTATTCATGGTGTCAGTGGGTCGCCCTCGAACAGTTGCGAGATACGCAGGCACTGGCCACAGAACTGGGCATGAGCATCGGCATTATGGCTGACCTGGCCGTTGGCGTTCACCCGAAAGGCTCCGACGTGTGGGCCACGCCCACGTTGTTTGCACCGGGAATGACGGTGGGAGCACCCCCGGATATGTATTCTCAGCAAGGCCAGAACTGGTCGCAGCCTCCGTGGTCACCACGTGAACTGGCGCGGTGCGGGTACCGGCCTCTGCGCGACATGATTCGAACCGTGCTGTCCCACGCCGGAGCAGTGCGCATTGACCACATCATGGGATTGTTCAGACTGTGGTGGATTCCCGAGGGAGAACCAGCGTCGCATGGAACATACGTGTCCTGCGACCATGAAGCGATGGTTGGTGTGCTGTTGCTTGAAGCCCAGCGCGCCGGAGCAGTGCTGATCGGTGAGGACCTTGGCACGGTTGAACCGTGGGTGCGCGGCTACCTCAATGATCGAGGAATCCTGGGAACATCGGTGCTGTGGTTCGAAAAGGAGGACTCTGGCTGGCCGCTGCATGCGGATCAATACCGGCGCGACGTTCTTGCGACAGTGAACACTCATGATCTGCCACCCACTTCGGGATACCTTGACGGCGTGCAGACCACGCTGCGTGACCAGTTGGGCTTACTGGTCGATCCTGTTGATGTGGTGCGCGCGGGGGAGGAAATCGAGCGCGAACGCATGCTGGTGCGTCTGCGCGAATACGGATTGCTGGACTCGCCAGAGCCCAGCAAGGAAGAAATCGTGACAGCTTTGCATCGCTTCATTACGATGACACCTTCGCGTCTGGTGGGTGTGGCATTGGTGGACGCTGTGGGAGATATCCGCCCTCAGAATCTACCGGGCACCAATACGGAATACCCGAACTGGTGTGTCCCGCTGTGCGATGGTTCGGGCAGGGAAGTCAGTACTGAGCGCCTGGCATCCGACCATCACATGACTGAACTGTTCGATGTGGTCAACGAGGCGTTGCCCAAGTAG
- a CDS encoding glucose PTS transporter subunit EIIB, which yields MGQAEQILGALGGWDNIKDLEACITRIRVSVGDEELVDEDALKNAGAFGVVSVGTSIQVVMGPQADSIVEEIEKLK from the coding sequence ATGGGCCAGGCAGAACAAATACTGGGAGCATTAGGCGGTTGGGACAATATCAAGGATCTCGAAGCCTGCATTACCCGCATCCGTGTTTCGGTTGGTGACGAAGAACTCGTGGATGAGGATGCCCTGAAGAATGCGGGCGCCTTTGGTGTCGTGTCGGTGGGAACGTCCATCCAGGTTGTCATGGGGCCGCAGGCTGACAGCATCGTTGAGGAGATTGAGAAACTCAAGTGA